From the genome of Candidatus Electrothrix communis, one region includes:
- the mqnB gene encoding futalosine hydrolase, whose protein sequence is MNVLMTAATELEMQAFFDAGGGKSSVPCLITGIGPVETTLSLANILHKRPEIDCVLNFGIAGAYLENDRSVRAGLLDLCLAEQEVFGDLGIQLADKVEPFRGDLLVRDRFVLDPGLLLTAGRILGDAGIPYKQGTFITVNCASGTQRRGNQLGRQFRGLCENMEGAAVARVCEEFSLPCLEVRCISNMVEDRNREKWQLREACVHAGRAAAVIAAGFAQGVTLG, encoded by the coding sequence GTGAACGTTTTGATGACAGCGGCAACAGAGCTGGAGATGCAGGCATTTTTTGATGCTGGAGGGGGGAAGAGTTCTGTACCTTGCCTTATCACAGGGATTGGGCCGGTGGAGACGACGCTCTCTCTGGCAAATATTCTCCATAAGCGGCCGGAGATAGATTGTGTGTTGAATTTCGGTATTGCCGGGGCATACCTAGAAAACGACAGATCGGTTCGGGCTGGCTTGCTTGATCTCTGCCTTGCTGAACAGGAGGTTTTCGGTGATCTCGGTATTCAGCTGGCCGACAAGGTGGAACCCTTCAGGGGCGATTTGCTGGTTCGGGATCGGTTTGTTCTTGATCCGGGGCTTCTGCTGACAGCGGGCCGAATTCTGGGAGATGCGGGTATTCCGTATAAGCAGGGAACCTTTATCACCGTGAACTGCGCCAGCGGAACCCAGCGCCGGGGAAATCAGCTTGGGCGGCAGTTTCGCGGGCTTTGCGAGAATATGGAAGGGGCGGCAGTGGCTCGGGTTTGTGAAGAATTTTCTTTGCCCTGTCTGGAGGTTCGCTGTATTAGTAATATGGTGGAGGATCGGAACCGGGAAAAATGGCAACTCCGAGAGGCCTGTGTTCACGCGGGAAGGGCTGCCGCAGTTATTGCTGCGGGGTTTGCCCAGGGTGTTACCCTGGGCTGA
- a CDS encoding PilZ domain-containing protein, producing MNSKSARQYTRVDFQRDVHLDFDGKKYIHNTVNNLSLGGLYVEGKFEQQKGDICTVELSNPDNDFGVELRAHCAVVRVNDDGMALEFTSMGHESFLFLQTTLLYEAEDPMQLGTEFIKAVSFELEPDDDE from the coding sequence ATGAATAGTAAGAGTGCCCGGCAGTATACTCGGGTGGATTTCCAACGGGATGTACATCTTGATTTCGACGGAAAAAAATATATACATAACACCGTCAATAATCTCAGTTTGGGCGGATTGTATGTGGAAGGCAAGTTTGAGCAGCAGAAAGGCGATATCTGTACCGTTGAGCTCAGTAATCCTGACAACGATTTTGGCGTTGAACTGCGTGCCCACTGCGCAGTTGTCAGGGTGAATGATGACGGTATGGCCCTTGAGTTTACCTCGATGGGGCACGAAAGTTTTCTCTTTCTTCAGACGACCTTACTCTACGAAGCCGAGGATCCCATGCAGTTGGGGACTGAGTTCATCAAAGCTGTCTCTTTTGAACTGGAACCGGATGATGATGAGTGA
- the queA gene encoding tRNA preQ1(34) S-adenosylmethionine ribosyltransferase-isomerase QueA — translation MSQKYNDMAQDAVQDIYRLSSYDYPLPENQIAQQPAKQRDQSRLLVLDCVNNSRHHTQFETLCELISPGDLLVVNNTKVFPARLFGHKETGGKIEMLLLHFPSLVKQEEGVCQATTQALIKSSKRPKPGSVLHFSDTLQARVESLLPDGKAEIRLFYPAHADLEQILEKHGEIPLPPYIKRPDGNTTEDAQRYQTNYARHLGSVAAPTAGLHLSNPLIEKLKDAGIGFAEVTLHVGYGTFAPVRCEDIRDHTLHKELIRVPKETAEAINTTRENGGKIWAVGTTTARTLEFAAGHADKKGRLQSVEDLCGLYMYPGYRFKIVDNLITNFHLPKSSLLFLVAALAGKEHILEAYGEAVEQGYRFFSYGDAMAIITKS, via the coding sequence ATGTCTCAAAAATATAATGATATGGCACAAGATGCCGTGCAGGATATCTACCGCCTATCCTCCTACGACTACCCCTTACCAGAAAACCAAATCGCTCAACAACCTGCGAAGCAGAGAGATCAATCGCGTCTTCTGGTCCTGGATTGCGTGAACAACAGCAGGCACCATACCCAGTTTGAGACGCTTTGCGAGCTCATCAGCCCTGGTGACCTGCTGGTGGTTAATAACACAAAGGTTTTTCCGGCACGTTTATTCGGACATAAGGAAACCGGTGGCAAGATCGAAATGCTCCTCCTCCATTTCCCCTCTCTGGTTAAGCAGGAGGAGGGTGTCTGCCAGGCAACAACACAGGCTCTGATTAAAAGCTCCAAACGCCCGAAGCCGGGTAGTGTTCTCCATTTTTCCGATACACTGCAAGCCAGGGTGGAGTCCCTCCTCCCCGATGGCAAGGCGGAAATCAGGCTCTTCTACCCTGCCCATGCCGACCTTGAGCAGATCCTCGAAAAACATGGAGAAATCCCCCTACCGCCCTATATCAAAAGACCTGATGGAAACACAACTGAAGACGCGCAACGTTATCAAACAAACTATGCCCGTCATCTCGGCTCGGTTGCCGCACCAACAGCAGGATTACATCTCAGCAACCCATTGATAGAAAAATTAAAAGATGCCGGAATAGGCTTTGCAGAGGTTACCCTGCATGTCGGTTACGGGACTTTTGCTCCTGTACGCTGCGAGGATATCCGCGACCATACCTTGCATAAGGAATTGATCCGTGTTCCGAAAGAAACAGCTGAAGCGATAAATACAACCAGGGAAAACGGCGGGAAGATATGGGCTGTTGGCACGACCACCGCAAGAACGCTGGAGTTCGCTGCTGGCCATGCTGACAAAAAAGGAAGGCTACAATCGGTTGAAGACCTCTGCGGTCTTTATATGTACCCTGGTTACCGATTTAAAATAGTAGATAACCTGATCACCAATTTTCACCTTCCCAAGTCGTCATTACTGTTTCTGGTTGCCGCATTGGCAGGAAAAGAACATATTCTGGAGGCATATGGAGAAGCTGTGGAACAGGGGTATCGTTTTTTCAGCTACGGCGATGCAATGGCGATTATCACCAAGAGCTAA
- a CDS encoding carboxypeptidase-like regulatory domain-containing protein, which translates to MNSLMNNTQLQNTIRIARSSLLLLIVCCCVVIGNNAFAQYPDSSPYSLLTDNDSSPYSSAQYQADIEATDSGGGTWGEILKMNARIEGSGAIFSITSKKGPFYNANSVSIRSGSHTGPIVAAGKVPPGSEAAKLQLDLNAVASFPHRFFATITNNVGYAWVGPIQISKNETTATREPVPWDDSQPVTQPANGPQRPIINESPERTAINTAVTLTVTAGQTHSNDMVRVQCTASDSDNTPNNPYRSGWIYSGDTINIPLTFHSTGTQAIFCNTLDSYGATSSLSQRTITVTPGQSFSASPVPRRELYSTAPAPAPRRDFSSTEPAPRRDLSRPLPLPVPARRRITSTPAPLVEVPDQGSVNAPISITLIAGHDPQNRDLVRIGCTADDSNRKAADPYLSDWLPPEGKAKGMFTFYSPGEKNIYCTSLSRQEVASPSTRKTISIRYTNQVPSKPEISAYPYNTTPGKAAYISVTAGSDPDGDMVKVQCSATDSNITGNAPYVSDWVAPLSTITAALTFYTSGDKEISCVTIDRKDAQSDEATRKIHVHSSQYNPGYAPDHNFNKKSDGSGAKDCGCQQKNTSSYPMKSNARQGGSITFNQPYIPEYPNRQSVFQAPEPQPDLKGRVVYRSNGSPAQNALIKIWDAMSGRTYTATTDYNGDFTLNFIQKNLNGQIQATKGADTSVIREVQIKADEPTVIDLTIMDRAAAQPTRPTTRPQWSPQSQWPAQQTAPPAQNSVWQFN; encoded by the coding sequence ATGAATTCCTTGATGAACAACACCCAGCTGCAGAACACTATACGCATAGCTCGGAGCAGTCTGCTCCTGCTCATCGTCTGCTGTTGTGTGGTCATCGGCAATAATGCCTTTGCCCAATACCCGGACAGCAGCCCCTATTCTTTGCTCACCGACAATGACAGCAGCCCGTATTCCTCTGCGCAATATCAGGCCGACATCGAAGCGACCGACAGTGGCGGAGGCACTTGGGGGGAAATTCTAAAGATGAATGCCCGTATCGAAGGATCTGGTGCGATATTCAGCATCACCTCAAAAAAAGGACCCTTTTACAACGCGAACAGCGTCAGCATCAGATCAGGGAGCCATACCGGCCCCATCGTCGCAGCAGGAAAAGTTCCTCCAGGGAGCGAAGCTGCAAAACTGCAGCTTGATCTGAATGCAGTTGCATCTTTTCCCCATCGTTTCTTTGCAACCATAACCAATAATGTCGGCTATGCCTGGGTCGGTCCCATCCAAATCTCAAAAAACGAAACTACAGCAACAAGAGAGCCTGTTCCCTGGGATGATTCACAACCCGTTACGCAGCCAGCTAATGGGCCGCAACGCCCCATTATTAATGAATCTCCTGAGCGGACAGCAATAAACACAGCAGTTACTCTTACTGTAACAGCGGGACAAACACACAGCAATGATATGGTCAGGGTCCAATGTACGGCCAGCGATTCTGACAACACTCCGAACAACCCGTATCGTTCCGGCTGGATTTACAGCGGAGACACCATAAATATTCCCCTAACCTTTCATTCAACAGGCACGCAGGCTATTTTTTGCAATACCCTGGACAGCTACGGAGCCACCAGCTCCCTGAGCCAGCGAACAATCACGGTTACTCCCGGCCAGAGTTTCTCTGCATCTCCCGTACCGAGGAGAGAACTTTACAGTACTGCACCTGCACCTGCGCCGAGACGAGATTTCTCCAGTACTGAACCTGCGCCGAGGCGAGATCTCTCCAGACCTCTTCCTCTTCCTGTTCCTGCACGAAGACGAATCACCAGTACTCCGGCGCCTCTCGTCGAGGTGCCTGATCAAGGCTCAGTAAATGCTCCGATCAGCATCACACTCATTGCCGGACACGATCCTCAAAACAGAGACCTGGTCAGAATAGGCTGTACTGCTGACGATTCCAACAGAAAAGCAGCTGATCCCTACCTGTCAGATTGGCTACCACCGGAAGGAAAAGCAAAGGGAATGTTTACCTTTTACTCACCCGGAGAAAAAAACATTTACTGCACATCGCTCAGCCGGCAGGAAGTGGCCAGTCCTTCAACCAGAAAGACAATCAGTATCCGATATACCAACCAGGTGCCGAGCAAACCGGAGATCAGCGCGTATCCCTATAACACGACTCCTGGTAAAGCAGCCTATATTTCTGTCACTGCGGGATCGGATCCTGACGGAGACATGGTCAAAGTCCAATGCTCAGCAACAGATTCCAATATAACAGGGAATGCTCCTTATGTTTCCGACTGGGTAGCGCCGCTGTCAACAATTACTGCCGCTCTGACCTTTTACACCTCCGGTGATAAGGAGATCTCCTGTGTAACGATTGATCGCAAAGACGCGCAGAGCGATGAAGCAACACGAAAAATACATGTGCATAGCTCACAATACAATCCCGGATACGCCCCTGACCATAATTTCAACAAAAAGTCAGACGGTTCCGGAGCGAAAGACTGCGGGTGCCAACAGAAAAATACTTCATCATACCCTATGAAGAGCAATGCGAGACAGGGGGGGAGTATCACCTTCAATCAACCCTATATTCCTGAGTACCCGAATCGCCAGAGCGTTTTTCAAGCGCCGGAACCACAGCCTGATCTCAAAGGCCGGGTCGTGTACAGGAGCAACGGAAGTCCTGCTCAAAACGCTCTCATCAAGATTTGGGACGCGATGTCCGGCAGGACCTATACCGCAACAACAGACTATAACGGTGATTTCACCCTCAACTTTATCCAAAAGAATCTCAACGGACAGATCCAGGCGACAAAAGGGGCAGATACCTCAGTGATCCGAGAAGTACAAATCAAAGCTGACGAACCGACTGTTATTGACCTGACAATCATGGATAGGGCAGCAGCGCAACCAACACGACCAACGACGCGACCACAATGGTCACCACAATCGCAGTGGCCAGCCCAACAGACTGCACCGCCAGCCCAAAACAGCGTTTGGCAGTTTAATTAA
- a CDS encoding sulfite exporter TauE/SafE family protein produces the protein MTNIFMLYSGAIALGALHAFEPGHGKTLIAAYMIGTRGRAWDGLLLGAVVTITHTFSVILLGIIAKILSKTYSDAILHDWLGLVSAVIILAVGIWMLRQRLSGRSTHQHVHLFGKGHSHEHHHPHTHKHSHDKEQDDHHDHSHNHDHALEKQEHIHEHHHPHEHDHVHDGSYHEHPHHSHEHMEEEHKHHTHNTHNAHHNHGDAEKNTWELFMLGISGGIIPCPAAIATLLAAIAAGKIAQGLSVTLFFSLGLGLVMMSIGVALSQAGRLTDKISENLHFARSMGIVSALLIMVLGSYTMFHSVKNIWF, from the coding sequence ATGACAAATATTTTTATGCTCTATTCGGGAGCTATTGCCCTTGGTGCGCTGCATGCTTTTGAGCCCGGACACGGAAAAACCTTGATCGCCGCTTATATGATAGGCACCAGAGGCCGGGCTTGGGACGGCCTTCTTCTGGGGGCAGTCGTCACTATCACCCATACCTTCAGCGTAATTCTACTCGGGATTATTGCTAAAATCCTGTCCAAAACCTACTCGGACGCAATACTCCATGACTGGCTGGGCTTAGTCTCAGCCGTAATTATTTTGGCTGTAGGAATATGGATGCTCCGACAGCGGCTTTCCGGCAGGAGTACTCATCAACATGTGCATCTTTTCGGCAAGGGCCACAGTCATGAGCACCATCATCCGCACACTCATAAACATAGTCATGACAAAGAGCAGGACGACCACCACGATCATAGCCACAACCACGATCACGCCTTAGAGAAACAGGAGCATATTCACGAGCATCATCATCCGCATGAGCATGACCATGTGCATGATGGTAGTTATCATGAGCACCCCCATCACAGTCACGAGCATATGGAAGAAGAGCATAAACACCATACACATAATACGCATAATGCACATCATAACCACGGAGACGCAGAAAAGAATACATGGGAACTCTTTATGCTGGGGATCTCCGGCGGCATCATCCCCTGCCCAGCGGCCATCGCCACTCTACTGGCTGCTATTGCTGCGGGTAAAATCGCCCAAGGCCTGAGCGTAACGCTGTTTTTCAGCCTAGGGCTGGGGTTAGTCATGATGAGCATCGGGGTAGCTCTCTCCCAGGCAGGTCGCCTGACCGACAAAATCAGCGAAAACCTCCATTTTGCGCGGAGCATGGGAATTGTCAGCGCATTGCTTATTATGGTTCTCGGATCCTACACCATGTTCCATTCTGTAAAAAATATTTGGTTTTAA